Below is a genomic region from Eupeodes corollae chromosome 1, idEupCoro1.1, whole genome shotgun sequence.
GATTTGCTGACACAAGTAGTGGTATGGCTCCAGCTTCTCTTAGAAGAGAAATTGATGCACCATCTTCTATGGACTTTAAACCACGGCGATAGTGACTCCCTACGACATGTGATAAGCCTGTAAGGATgaacttttatttgtattgttctagaaagaattcaaaacgaaCAACTAACCTTCTACAGCACACGACTCTTTCACTGAGAAAGGCACTCCAAAGAGAGgatactttttgaaaagttcTTCTTTGTCTGCGGTCAGCTTTATAACTTGATCAGCTTTCTTAGCATCTTCTAGGGCATTCGAAAACCGATCGTCCACTACTGCATTTAAAATAGGATTTACTTCCTTGACACGTTTAATGTACTCTCTTAAAAGATCTTCCGCAGAGAGctgtaacaaacaaatattcaagGTCAGAAGAATGtacttttattaaacttataaaCAAAGCCAAAGAATATACGCACTTCACACGCTTTAAGCTTTTCAACAAGTTTAACAGCCGAAAGGGCTAAAATTTCACTCTTAAATTCTCGAATTGGTTCCCTCTTAATATCactaaacatttttatgatAAATTGCAGTTTGCAACCAATCCAATATAAAATTAGAGACAAAATACGTAAAATATATtgcattttaatataattaaattatttataggtAGGAACGATCACAAGAATAAAAAACTAGTAACTGCAATGAGTGTCGATTCGGTAATGAATAAAATTAGCCGGATCCCGGTATAGCTGTTTACGATAACCAAATCAAGGgtcaataattattataaagctTGTTTATCGGCTAGACTGTTTATTTTGACAACACTTGAAAAAAGCTAAATATAAAATGACACACTAAGTGCAAAAGCGAAACCTGTGTACCTATAAGGCAGCTCAAGTACTTATAATACTCCTGGCCTCTCTAAGTCCGTGGCTGATAACCTGTGGATGAAGTGATACCATATTTTACGGATAAGATTCGCAAATTGTTGGGACATCGGTATCACCACGCGAATCAAGGTTCAGaaagataaaacattttattcgaGGTGAGTAAGAACAGATACGTGTGTTAGATATTATTCATCGGAACTAGTTATAaaggttgtttttgtttttagtcgaAATGATAACTTTAACACAGCTATGACGAAGCTTTTTTGCCTGGGACAAAGTTCAGGCCATCAGCAACAGTAAACAAAAAAGCCCTTATCTTAGTTTCTTCGAAGAATAACAACAATTTAAGTAGAAAATTTAAGTAGACTAGcagttttatattataaggctccaattattttatattactgACCGTGTCTGTTGTAATTTGTTTGGGTAGTCTGTCGCTGCTTTTTGGTCTATAtgcaataaatttacaaaagacCGATTATATTCAGAAAGGTGCAAAGTCATGGTCgtcgaatacaaaataatagtaATGCAGTACGGTTTGATTAGATATGTCTTTTTAAAATAGATAGATATTTCTTATTATAAGTTATTATAATCGGCTATTGTATCACTttccaaaatatatttgttgtCTAATTGTAgtcggtctgatttgtcaaattaaaaattgttgacgttttttgacgtttgaagtccctagagtctaaagcaaagagtttaagatagatGTTTGGGTGAGTGTGTGTACATAAGGTTTTTACGTCCTATTTCGGGATActatttttcgtcgtccatatctaaAGAACCAGTACCggcatcgacttcaaataaatttagttttataggcttttcacaccaagtccaggCCCCggtttttgcaaaattatcGGTCTTAGCCGAAAACCTGCATCGGAAAATCAAGTTTTCCCatccatttttaataaaccacaagttttcgtaaaccacaaatTTTAGATAACCTCTCGAAatctagtagcaattcaaagttgaactaaacaaacaaaccttttgaaGCATTCAGCgcttaaattaatgtaaacaaaacagctgatggctgctgtcaaaacaaattattgctttttctctatttacagaatatggaagagaaaacaAAGGAAACTTTGGGGAGCTGCGTGTcaacaaaaaaacgtcgagaataGAAGCCCGGtaactatttgcggcactggcggttctGTTATAATCctcagagtttcaaacgctctttgttaagcaaggaaccggaattcactatggctattggcgtgacgaccccacggacgaggaagacttgctcatactCGTAGTTCGTAataacgtttccaagggatgcttcttcgaactcgtcgccacaaatatttTCGAAGCTTTCCCTTACTACCTGGaaaaagactttccggtaaatCAGTTCAATtacaagggtttgggagatatgagaaaggcgataagttcatttatggaggagaataagtatgaaagaaaaactctggtggaggctaagtcACTGCGAGCTACGAAtatttgcgccaaaacattccacaatgtgggaatcgttgttccagtaaataaaaccacaaaagTGGGCTATCGcccttgatggacagcgatgccaacatcaagaagatcctgaGTCCGTTTTacaagccaggcgagtcctcaaagaaagaaaccaaaaagatagtcatggagaaattgcggCCCATCATTActgcttcagtgatcgctctggatgagtgtgattttggtacgaatctggaattctggaactaggaattgaccttttctgctcgaGCCATAAGGACCTATACTAAGGCACTAAATCGTTCAGAATATTCTCAACCCCGCCTTTAAGTTGCTCGGACGGACACAATATACATATGGCGATTCTGAATTCACATTTGGttaacagaagcaatagtcataagctcagtagtttggattgaatttgttgtgaaagaagaagaaaatgatttaaattaaatgattttttattgtaacagttttgtttgttgttgattctatgatatattttctagacaattagcttctccttagtgaattgcttggaccggttgaagtaaacaaagaggatagctgcagccaagtgagtagttcttgttggttcaagTCCTGACCCTATTCCTCCCGTCTCCctagaacttcagttgaaactcttcttcgagacgagcttgtgttacattaaaatcaatttgaattggttagaattcattttatttttgcaaataatttgtttactcacaaatttttttataaatatataatttgacagccggtgttaaataaatttaaatgtcaaatgaaaatgtttaaatgttcgaatttcaggtttttgaaaactttttgccgaaaactcgattttgggtttggtgtgaataGGATTTTAGGCTAATCGGCTAATCAGATAAtaactttttggtaaaaattgattttcgactaattATCGTAAGAGtattgaattcaatattttgttgtttttaaaagaaaaataagaacctaaaaccaaaaatagtaaaaagtacgaaaaaataaattttgagttAAATGTCGTGAGAATAAAAGGTACTGCTTTCCAAGTTCTTTCAtgacatacaaattttgttgtcaatatttggtattatttaaaaatagtgttttcctataaaaaatatactgattTAAATCCTCGAATACAGCTTAAACTTTAATTGTTCATTGGATATCTTCTCTTACAATTcctctttataataaaatttacttgATTTGGCAAGATTAATGACAGTTTCAGTCGACATAAGGCACctaaaagtataaataaattaggtggcacaacagtccgtagagaaccagggcctagtgacttacaactctcaaacgtTCCTAtttgcgagtaattgcagggatggaggggacctacagtttatgtgccgaatccgaatttgagaaagcactttttcatgacaagaattactcttggagaatttgtcaactcttcgcaagaggcaatacagtacccgtgaataaaacttaaggtggcacaggcaggaaacGAACCTTTCGCGTGACAattcatcatgccacgggtactactgactGGAAttttagccaagaaaaatcttcctaactATAAAGTCTAGacagcttatgtcaaaatgaaacatgtttatttattcaactcaaagttgaactttatttctcaATGATTTGTTTTGTggaaaagggttccttgtcaaattggaaaagaaataagtaatatatttttacaGTATAAATTACAAATGTTGATTGACATGTAGCTTGCCTGGAGAGTGTTTTGTACaaattaagtcccttatgttgtctgaaccttcccaattttaatggaaagttgacggGAAAGTTAGCGAAGATAAATCTCCTTTACTATCAATTattcaagtctacttctgtcaaaataacAGTTGATAATTATTTCtcattcaattgaaagctgaactttatttattatttatttattttcttcacaacttcatttaatgctttctttaaaagggttccttgtcaatttggaaaagaaataagaaatatttgtttagaatacaaaatataaatcgtgatggacttgtagcttgcctgaggaatgttttgtagacaataattttgttggtagttttttttacagggTCTccgcaaaaagatctcccatattttaaaagtgaacgCCGTGGagtgtgtgctgtggctccatcttgttaaaactagacttctttgtggttcctagtaaattgatttaagtttggttggaggaaggtctcaatcatgtgacagtagcgatccgcattaactgtaactttttgcccgttttcttcgaaaaatacagaaatacgAATATATTCCTCTGAGACAAATGTGCGATGCTCATCatgcttgaaaaactaactaattgCCTTGATCAAAATGTACGTTGAAAGACTTAAGTTGActacaaatgaagtcccttattttGCCTGAAAACATTAGTAAAGGCGATCTAATCTTCTGAAATAATACATAAACATGTGTAAATAACTGTACATTTCCAAAGATCAAGATTGGTGCAGCATAGTTTGTGATAgtgtacaaatttttttgtgtACTAAAACAAAATAGTATGTGCTATTTCTCTGTCTAACACTTTACATAGAATTAACTTATTAGTTTTGCatccaaaattcaataaatcagCTGTTCGCTTTACCTTGTAGGCAAAATCAAGATGGCTACCGAGGATTTATAACTTCATAATAAAGTGTTttcgttattttcttttaacttatttataaatcGACTTTGCTTTTATAgttatagagttttttttttaatgtcagaaGAATTTACTTATTGAAGTTTATTTCTACACCACCTGGAAAATAGTGCGGTACTTACAAATGGgcgtatttgtttttgttgtaaatttgtctttcaatgcattttccattaggttaggttaggttaggttatagtggctgtcccattgtgataccacatgaatcttgaggcttcctcctaagctcaatgcaaccagttagagtcccttacgaaacgtgagaggctgattatactgatatgatttagatcgtttagatcgttaaagaagaattctcctaggtaattcttgcgttttcgagctagagcagggcatgtgcaaagaagatgaagaaccgtttcttcctcttcctcgtccatacagcttctgcaaaagtcatttgagaatacgcctagtctcgtggcgtgctttcctattagacagtgtccggttatgacacctattatcgagcttatatgcgatctgcttagagagagcaagcaccttgaacgttttaaatccagtgttggccagatgttttttgtggcttgacacgtggtgatgttggtccacctggtgcctgccctcctcgcagcgtcttgcattagtagcagtttacaagtagcgattggtatgccagtacttgccaaacgtggtaggatgggctgtacggtaccgttcctggtgagttcatctgccttacagttacctggaatgtctctatggcccggcacccagcataggtgaatattaaactgctgcgccatctccattagagatgatcgacagttatggactgttatagagtttgtagagacagagtccagagatttgatagcggcctggctgtcggagaaaatacggatatcagatgttgatatcacgttttctttgagccaagacaagacttccttaatcgccaaaagatccgcctggaacacgctacaatgattgggaaggcggaatgagagacttaatttcagtcgttcagagtacacaccaccaccaaccccttctttggtttttgagccatctgtgtaaaagtggattgactcatcctctaagaatgtcctatcctcccaaaaagatctggtaggtatagaaatctggaaattcctgtcgaattgtagttgggggatggtgtagtctgtgtgctttgaattctgagaattttaattggattcctttaatataaggagggttgacaaatggaattttctatctcctcgaaaataagaccagatcagttttgtgtgggttaacacccagtccacaccgatctgcccaaagtattagtctgtctaaggcattttgtaagagttcttttaggatattaagatgatttcctgaaactgctatagcaacgtcgtccgcataagctatcactctgaaaccctccgcatccagactagttaggatttcattcaccactaggttccagaggagaggggatagaacaccaccttgcggtgtccctctactaacgaatcgtctgcaagaagagttgcccagttttgagttaattattctgctagtaagcattaaatgaattaactcccgaagcgaactctctacatttagagatgtcagtgcagatgtgattgcagatgtgtccacgttgttaaaggcaccttcgatgacaaggaaagcaaccaaagtgaactctttatgatggagggaatattcgatggtgcgtactaaagtgtgtaacgctgtttccaccgatttacccttacagtaggcatgttgagacgaagacagaagtcttgtatcgatacgtgcccttaaatagatatcaatcaatctttccagggtcttaagaaggaatgatgatagacttataggtcgtagatctttaggattgacttgggagcatttacctgctttaggtataaaaacaactttaacttctctccatgccgagggaacatggaccaggtaaagacagctggtaaaaattgcctcaaggattggtgcaattatatcagaagccttttgtaattcgactggtattataccatctggtcctgcagctttaaatggtttgaagctgttgagaacccattgtagcttatcctttgtgattagaccttgtggatatgttgaatttgaacttgaacgtataaaactgttgcaagtttcggtaagagaactaccaggaaaatgagtgtccaatagtaagttcagcgattcattacttgaatttgtccaggagccgtctgtatttttcaagcagcttggcatagctagattagttgaaagaattttccgtaacctagaggcttcagaagtttcttctatcatgccataGAAGGATCGataagaagatcgcttggatttccttagtgccatAAGAGAATTGTAAAACACTActcaaaaagtatttattttaacacgtaccttattttatattaactgGTATAATAAATAGTTCTAAaggaattataataataataataaaattttagggttaactttaaaacttcagaaatattgatttcaaactataaatgttttattgtttagAGTTTACTTTAATATTAAGGTCAAcatttattaacattaaatttgagtttttgtAAGGCCTTAtgtgtttatttctaaatcattctaaaagatttgttttattctaagaatgtcaaaattgacttaaGATTACAACTGCAGTAAACTAATCGGTTTTTAAACCAACAAGCGACATAATAGACGATATCCGATTTCTATAAAACGTATTTTTGATGACgtttgcattttaaatattctttctcTATCCAACCAGTATGTTTTCAGCATTTTGCATCCTTTTTGACTGCAGACTTCGAAGTACAGATACATGTAAATCCacctttacaaaacaaaacaataatatttgattaaaattaaattattcaatattcgaaataataaatggttcgaaaattttgagataaaaaataagttagatTTTACAGACAATCTATCTACCAATCAACTTCCAGAGAAGGTAATGAAGCTAAATTCATTTAGAGGCACAACTCTCGTCAATTGGCTGATAAATTATCCGTAAAATTCAGGTTGTGGTAGATTTGATGGGGATGGTATGTTTTCTCTGGAATATTCTACTtgtcatcataatcatcaagCCATATTGCATCATCAACAAATCTAGAGCGGAAATTTTAGTAATTTCATAATCAATCTCAGAAGGTTCCTCAGGAGGTTTTCCACCACCTATCTCCCTCTGAGATCGattaaattgacttaaattgGCCTGTGCATCTTGCTTGTAGCGGCTTCATCGGTCCCTTACTTGTTTCGACGTAAATTCAAAGTCATTTGCCGGAAACGTTGCAGCAATATTTTGGTAGGATATAGCTTTAGCTTAGAATCAATAACATGCGCAAGTGGTCTAGCTGCTTCGACCAGTAGCTCATTCATTGCCATCGTCGATCGCCAATTTGACGATCTGCTccgttttcaattttgtttgcagcCATTTCTAAAATGATGGATATTTATTAGAACATAATCACAATCACACACTAAAACAAGTGTTATTCggcttatttttttatacaaattgccACTAACAATCAGCAAGCAACAATCACAGCAAATCTCAACTCTTGTGAACTGAAATGTATTTGTTGCGTgtgctgtcaaaatgacagtgcaAACCATGTAGTTTAATTTAACTGTCCGTTTATAGTTGAGTTTGCcaagaataaaatttaacttttaaaatgtttagtatGTTtctagttaaatatttaaatgagctttaattttgattattagtAAGGCCTAACATTAAAAAATGGCTATTAACTGAACATCAAAAGTAGTAATCATACCATATCCACAtgtaataaaactttcaaataatCACAACCAACTTTCGTGCTTTGAAATCATTGTCTCACATACTACTATACACAATCGTGCATAACCCTTAATAGCctcacttaaaataaatttctaaaatgtaaataatttctacaagattgttttaaaatactttaaattcacTTTGCTAGTTACTCGAACGCGGCCAAAATATTTCCTAATCTCTCATGATATACGCATCACAGTTCGAGCTCATCTAACTGCCTCGTTAATTTCATCTGACAGTTGTTTACAGCGCCTTctatcaaaaactcaaaaacaaacgATAACCTCTCCGAACTTGACAAACGTCATTCATACCCCCACGTTAGTTGTCGATGagataagaaataataaaagaaaaacaataaaataaagtttccaTCTTTCAGGCTTCTTCAGCATCATTCCAATTGAAAATCTCGTCAAGCTAACATCATCCCTACAGAATGGCAACAAGCTATGAAGGTTACAAATCTCCACTCTCCTCGCGCTATGCCAGCAAGGAGATGCAATTCCAGTTCAGTGAGCAAAATAAATTCTCCACCTGGAGAAAGCTATGGATTTGGTTGGCCGAAGCAGAAAAGGTAAGGTTCATGCTCTCGAGAACTCATCACATATCTTAATTGTGTCTTTTAGCAACTTGGCTTAGAAATCACAGATGCCCAGATTGAGGAAATGAAGAAGAACATCGAGAACATCGACTTTCCAGCAGCTGCGGCCGAGGAACGTCTCACGCGACATGACGTAATGGCACATGTACATGTTTTCGCCAAGCAATGTCCCCTTGCTGCACCCATTATCCATTTGGGAGCCACCTCCTGTTACGTGGGCGATAATACTGATTTAATTGTTCTGAGGAACTCACTCGACCTTCTGCTTCCTCGGGTAGCTTCGGTTATCTTCTGTCTAAAGAACTTTGCAGAATCACACAAGTCCCTTCCAACTCTGGGATTCACTCACCTTCAACCAGCCCAGCTGACAACAGTAGGCAAACGAGCGTGTCTCTGGATTCACGATTTGCTCATGGATGAGAGGGCCTTGCGTCGATGCCGCGATGACTTGCGATTCCGTGGAGTGAAGGGAACTACTGGAACACAAGCGTCTTTCATGCAGCTTTTTAATGGCGACGGAGAGAAGGTGAGGGCACTTGACTTCCTTGTTACAAAGTTGGCTGGGTTCGAGAAACCCTACGCTGTCACTGGACAAACCTACTCGCGCAAGGTCGACGTTGAAATTCTCGGAGCACTTTCCAGTTTGGGAACATCAATCCACAAGATGTGCTCCGATTTGAGGATTCTTGCGTCGCGCAAGGAAGTCGAAGAGCCATTCGAGTCAACCCAAATTGGCTCATCGGCTATGCCTTACAAGAGAAACCCAATGCGCTCCGAGCGCTGCTGTGCCTTGGCCAGACATATGATCACCGTCTATTCCAACGCTGCGAACACACATGCCACTCAATGGCTAGAGAGAACACTCGACGACTCGGCCAATCGTCGTCTGAGTTTGTCCGAATCGTTCCTATCCGCTGATGCAGCTCTGCTGACGCTCCTCAACATCTCCCAAGGACTTGTTGTCTACCCAAAGGTTATCGAACGCCACATCGCCCAAGAGCTTCCATTCATGTCCACAGAAAACATAATCATGGCCATGGTTAAGGCTGGTGGCGATCGTCAGATTTGTCATGAGAAAATTCGTGTGCTCTCGCACGAGGCTGGAGCGCAGGTTAAGCAACTCGGCAAGGATAACGATTTGGTTGAACGCGTCCGCAATGATGCCTACTTCGCTCCAATTATCGATCAACTGGAGACAATTTTGGATGCAAAGACATTCACTGGCAGAGCCAGTGATCAGGTAACAGAGTTTTTAGCTGAAGAAGTTGAACCCGTCTTGAGTAATTACAAAGAGGCACTTAAAAATATGGAAACTGTTACACTAActatttagaaattttatttaaaaaaaaaaacgttaaatttgtGCAAGTTTATGAAGCTCGTTAttgaataaattgtattttttctaactttattttatattttttggttaaTGTTTAAAGGTTAAAGTAAGGACTTGAGTATTGAAGTAAATCGTTTGTGGATGATTTGTGgggtttttaaagtaaattgatGATTTTGTAGGAATTAAATATAGAAGGCAACTTATCGATCacttaagaaatttaaacaGAAGCGTGGAAGGGTAACCATAAAACGGTTTATTATTTATGCTTAATGTATCCTCATTCATTAATCATGTGCAGGCAGTTATGACAAGTCCACTTTTCTGctctttttgtatcttttaacgGAGAAACGAAGAGTGCATTCATCGCTTAAAAGTCTGAAGTggtcaaatcaaaaaattatacctTTTATGATATTTTCTGGAGTAAAAAGTGTAAGTTAAAACATATCCAAGGTTACAGGTTGGAATCTTTTTCGCAGACCAAAAACAACTTTATGTTAAGAGCTTTTTATTCTTAGGTGTTATCCGTTCGTGCATTTTCTTCAACTTCCTTTATTAATTGAGTTGAGTTACATATTTCTGACGCCGATGATCTTTGAATAATAAGGAATGAATATAGAAAGTTTATAGCACTGCAACGAGAGTTAGGTCGATCCTGCTACTTATGCAGCTGGGGTAGATACAAAGTTGGCCAAGAAGAAAGCTGACGAAGGCAATGTACCCCTAaaacagtttgtttttgaaataaaaaggagTTCTGTTAACTAAAAACCAAATTCTTTAAATGATACTGAATAGACTGGGACCACTAAACTTGGAatctaaatattattgttttaatttctcatttttttgattatttcaaatacaaatttagagtATTTCAATTGTATCACAATTCAtcctagtc
It encodes:
- the LOC129941027 gene encoding adenylosuccinate lyase, with product MATSYEGYKSPLSSRYASKEMQFQFSEQNKFSTWRKLWIWLAEAEKQLGLEITDAQIEEMKKNIENIDFPAAAAEERLTRHDVMAHVHVFAKQCPLAAPIIHLGATSCYVGDNTDLIVLRNSLDLLLPRVASVIFCLKNFAESHKSLPTLGFTHLQPAQLTTVGKRACLWIHDLLMDERALRRCRDDLRFRGVKGTTGTQASFMQLFNGDGEKVRALDFLVTKLAGFEKPYAVTGQTYSRKVDVEILGALSSLGTSIHKMCSDLRILASRKEVEEPFESTQIGSSAMPYKRNPMRSERCCALARHMITVYSNAANTHATQWLERTLDDSANRRLSLSESFLSADAALLTLLNISQGLVVYPKVIERHIAQELPFMSTENIIMAMVKAGGDRQICHEKIRVLSHEAGAQVKQLGKDNDLVERVRNDAYFAPIIDQLETILDAKTFTGRASDQVTEFLAEEVEPVLSNYKEALKNMETVTLTI